In Candidatus Methylomirabilota bacterium, the sequence TGAGATGTGCCCGTTGCGGAGCGGGCCGGAAGAGAGTATCAAATAGCGAGGAGGTTCGATCAATGGGCTACAGCCTCGAGCAGTTCGCCGACGCGTGTCACCGCATCCTCACGGAGGATCCCAGTCCCGAGGGGCGCATGAAGGTGTGCGCGCTCGTCCAGGATGTCCTCCAGGACGAGGCCTTCGTCGCCGCGCATCTCGGCGACGACGTGCCGGAGCGGAAGATCCTGTACGAAGACCCGAAGCTCGGCTTCTGCATCCTCGCCCACGTCTACAACGGGGCAAAGGAGAGCCAGCCGCACGATCACGGGCCGTCCTGGGCGATCTACGGCCAGGCGCGCGGCGAGACCGTGATGAGCGACTGGGCCATCGTCGAGCCCGCCTCCGAGAACAAGCCGGGGAAAGTCCGCCACGTCAGGGCCTACCCGCTCAAGCTGGGCATGGCGAAGGTCTACAACGAGGGTGAGGTCCACTCGCCGCGACGCGAAGGCTCGACGCGGCTCATCCGCATCGAGGGCACGAACATGGACAAGGCAAAACGCCTGTCGTACGTGACGGTTTAGCAGACTCCCAAGCGCGGAGCTCAGACCCGCCGGCGATTGTCGTCCGGGAACGGGTACTCCATGTGGCGCGCCGTCGCACGGCCGACGGCCTCACCGAAGTAGCGGATGACCACGCGGAGCGCCATGTCGATGCCGGCCGAGATGCCGGCCGACGTGACGACGTTGCCGTCCTCCACCACGTGGAGCTTCTCCTCGACCGTCACGGCCGGGAAGGAGTCGCGCATCCAGCCCAGCGAGCGCCAGTGCGTCGTGGCGCGGCGACCGTCCAGCAGCCCGGCCTGCCCCAGCAGCATCGAGCCCGTGCAGACCGAGGTGAGCGTCTCGACCTTTCGCCCGCGGTCCCCAATCCACTCCAGCAGACGCGTGTTCTTGATCTCAGCGCGCGTGCCCCAGCCGCCGGGCACCACGAGGATGTCGAGCGGCGGGCAGGTCTCGAGCGTGACGTCGGGGATGACCTTTAACCCGCCCGTAGCCACCACTGTGTCCTCCGTCTCCGCCACCAGCAGCACCTCGAACGGCGACGGCTCCTCGCGGCGCGCGGCCTCGTTGAGCCGCGTCACCGAAAAGACTTCGAACGGCCCGCAGAAGTCGAGGACTTCCACGTTTGGAAAGACCAGGATGGCTACCCGCTTGCGGTCCATCGGCTCCTCCAGTTCACAATCTCAGGCGCGTGCCGCGCGTGTGCCGGTCACGGTTTCAGCCCGAGGATGCTGAACGCCTTGACCGGACGTTGAAAACCTTTGAGGGCAATGTCTCCGATGGGCTCGACGTCCGCCGTGTCTTCGACAGCTCCAGCAACACGCTGCGAGACCAGGATCTGGCCCGGCTTAGCCTCGCCGCACAACCGCGCCGCCAGATTGGTCACCGTGCCGATGGCCGTGTAGTCCATCCGGCCCTCGAATCCGATGGCGCCGATGGTAGCGAAGCCGTGGGCAATGCCGATCCCCAGGTCGAGGCCGAAGCCGCGCTTCCGCCACGCGGTCACCAGCTCGGTCACCCGCTCGCGCATCGCCACGGCCATGCGCACCGCTTTCTCAGCCGGGTTGTCCACCAGCACGGGGTCGTTGAAAAAGATCATCATCCCGTCCCCGGTGAACCGCTCGAGGGTCCCCCCGTGCTCGAGGATAAGCTTGCCCATGTGGGCATGGTATTCGTGGAGCACCGCCATGAGCTCCTCGGGCTCGGCCGTCTCGGTGAACGCCGTGAACCCGCGCAGGTCGAGAAATATGACCGTGACCTCGCGGCGGTGGGTTCTGAGCGGATCGTCCGCGCCTCCGGCGACGATCAGCTCGGCGAGCTGCGGCGACACGAACCGCCTGAGCCGGCCCAGGCGCTCGACTTTCGCCACCTCCGCCTGCACCCGCTCCTCGAGCTTCCGGTTCCACTCGGCGAGCGCCTCGAGATGGCGCGCCTCCTGGTCCCGGAGCCGCTTCTTCTCCAGGCACGCTCCAATGCGGGCCCTGAGGAGCACGGGATCGAAGGGCTTCGCCAGATAGTCTTCGGCGCCGAGCTCGATGCAGCGCACGACGCTGTCGATCTCGTCCAGCGCGGAGATCATGAGAACCGGCAGGTCACGCCACTCGGCGTGGGACTTCAGCCGGCGGAGCACTTCGACGCCGTCCATCTCCGGCATCATC encodes:
- a CDS encoding DJ-1/PfpI family protein, producing MDRKRVAILVFPNVEVLDFCGPFEVFSVTRLNEAARREEPSPFEVLLVAETEDTVVATGGLKVIPDVTLETCPPLDILVVPGGWGTRAEIKNTRLLEWIGDRGRKVETLTSVCTGSMLLGQAGLLDGRRATTHWRSLGWMRDSFPAVTVEEKLHVVEDGNVVTSAGISAGIDMALRVVIRYFGEAVGRATARHMEYPFPDDNRRRV
- a CDS encoding response regulator produces the protein MTENPTAAAHLRHQLRTPLNHIIGYTEMLLEDVEGARPELVADLRGIHSAAHRLLVLVNEFLESPKGVAGAVDPAGLTAPFTAAIDLIIASAERVAKHAGGTALRSDLARICSAAEQLLGVIHHSVGAPAGSGAARSDAPGEASPDVAGEPPGAAAGAAILVVDDNDGNRDMLARRLARQGYRVEMAAGGAEALGILATTAVDLVLLDVMMPEMDGVEVLRRLKSHAEWRDLPVLMISALDEIDSVVRCIELGAEDYLAKPFDPVLLRARIGACLEKKRLRDQEARHLEALAEWNRKLEERVQAEVAKVERLGRLRRFVSPQLAELIVAGGADDPLRTHRREVTVIFLDLRGFTAFTETAEPEELMAVLHEYHAHMGKLILEHGGTLERFTGDGMMIFFNDPVLVDNPAEKAVRMAVAMRERVTELVTAWRKRGFGLDLGIGIAHGFATIGAIGFEGRMDYTAIGTVTNLAARLCGEAKPGQILVSQRVAGAVEDTADVEPIGDIALKGFQRPVKAFSILGLKP